In Carya illinoinensis cultivar Pawnee chromosome 16, C.illinoinensisPawnee_v1, whole genome shotgun sequence, a single window of DNA contains:
- the LOC122298871 gene encoding probable carbohydrate esterase At4g34215 codes for MQLASLPSLHNYHTPATSKRQENRMFLHFIFCIFVQCDVKPQELKPNNIFLLAGQSNMAGRGGVYNDTKTNLLEWDGQVPPQCTSTPNILTLYLNQTWGIASEPLHKEIDNSKTCGVGPGMPFSNQILAKRPNFGVIGLVPCAVGGTKIEEWQKGTILYNQLVGRAKVARESTSGNIGALLWYQGESDCGEQDSMLYKGRLEKFFNDVRQDLQSPDLPIILVVISAGEGNFLRNVRDAQLNINLKNVVRVDAMGLTLLPDHLHLDTKSAVSIGQELADSFLNNFGQ; via the exons atgCAGCTTGCTTCTCTTCCATCACTGCACAACTATCACACTCCTGCAACATctaaaagacaagaaaacaggATGTTTCTTCACTTCATCTTCTGCATATTTGTTCAATGTGATGTTAAGCCCCAAGAGCTCAAACCCAACAACATATTCCTTTTAGCAGGACAAAGCAACATGGCTGGACGTGGAGGCGTTTACAATGACACCAAAACCAACTTGCTCGAGTGGGATGGACAAGTTCCTCCACAATGCACTTCCACTCCCAACATCCTCACACTATATTTAAACCAGACTTGGGGGATAGCTAGTGAGCCTCTTCATAAGGAAATTGATAATTCAAAGACCTGCGGGGTGGGACCAGGCATGCCCTTTTCCAACCAAATATTGGCAAAACGTCCAAACTTTGGAGTGATTGGTCTGGTCCCTTGCGCAGTAGGAGGAACAAAGATAGAAGAGTGGCAAAAGGGTACTATACTATACAATCAGTTGGTGGGTAGGGCAAAAGTTGCAAGGGAAAGTACTAGTGGAAATATTGGCGCACTGCTTTGGTATCAAGGAGAGAGTGATTGTGGAGAGCAAGACTCCATGCTCTATAAGGGAAGGCTGGAAAAGTTCTTCAATGATGTTCGACAAGATCTCCAGTCTCCTGACCTCCCTATTATCttg GTTGTAATTTCTGCTGGAGAAGGAAACTTCCTAAGAAATGTAAGAGATGCTCAACTGAATATAAATCTGAAGAATGTTGTGCGTGTTGATGCCATGGGCTTAACCCTATTACCAGATCATTTGCATTTGGATACAAAGTCTGCTGTTAGCATTGGTCAAGAGCTAGCTGATAGTTTTCTAAACAACTTTGGCCAGTAG